The sequence TTGAAACGGCTCGCAAGATCGGATCCAAAGAGATGATCGCCCGCAATATGGGAAATCTCGCGGTACTCTATCAATCCCGTGGGGAGAGCGAACGCGCCTTTGCATTATTCAAGGAGAAGTTGGCGGTAGAAGAAATGATGGGCTACAAGCGAGGGCAACTCTTCTCGCTTGGGCACATTGGCGAATTCTATTCACTGCAGGGCGAGTATGACACTGCATTGACGCACTTCGAGAGGGCTCTGCAGTTGGCATCCGAGACCGGTATGCGCGCTGAAATGGCATGGATAATGACCTGCCAAGGGGTTGCCAAACAGCATCAAGGCCATCTCGAAAGAGCCGAGCAAGCCCTTAGGGATGCTTGCGTCATCGCACTTGAAGTCGGTCATAAAGTCAACGCCGACTATGCCCACCGCCATCTGGGATTCTTGCTTGTGGAATCGGATCGGCTTGAGGAAGCGGCGACTCTCTTCTCGGATTTGTTGGAAACATCCACCGCCGGCAAGGGCAAAGTCGGAATGGTAAATGCCCGGATCGGCCTTGGCTGGATCGAACTCAAGCAGAGCGGCGCTTCGGCAACGCTTGAAGGCGCGCTCGAAGATGCATGCCAAATCGGGGATTCGGAGGCGGTCATACGATCGTCGCTTATCCTCGCCCGAGATATCTTGAATCGTGGCAAAGATGAAAGCCGCGCGAAAGTGCTGCTTGACGAGGCCGGTAAGATCGCCGCTGCAACCGGTCGCAAGCGGGATCAGTTGCACATTGAGGCCCTGATGAAGCAGACGCAAGATAGTTTCGCATGACCAGACGGCTCAGTCAATCTAATCTTCACCAATACTGCTGACGGAATAATAGGGACTATGGGTTGGCTCGATCGTCTCATCATATCCGGAATGCCGGTCGTTCCGAAGCGACTGGTAGGCCGGGTCGCTTCCCGTTACATTGCTGGATCGCAACTGGAGGATGCCCTTGCCGTCGTCATAAGTCTGAACGCGAATGGCGCAATGGCAACCATCGATCTACTGGGCGAGGAGACCACCGAAGCAAGGCATGCCGAGGACGCAGCACAAATCTATCACCGCATCCTCGACGCCGCTAAGGCTGCCGGGCTCGATGCCAACATATCGCTCAAACCGACCCACATGGGTTTACGCATCGACTCCGGGCTCTGCTACAGTCTCGTTGAAGGCATACTTGCGCATGCCTCTTCGACCGGGAGTTTCCTTCGCATCGACATGGAGGACCGCACCTGCACCGATGCTACGTTTGACCTTTACTACCACTTGCGGAAGCGCTATGATAACGTAGGCGTCGTCATCCAAGCCTGCCTTAGGCGGACCGAAAGAGATGTCAGGCAGTTGATCGAACATAAGGCTAATCTGCGGCTTTGCAAGGGAATATATAATGAACCACGTGAGACAGCCTATAAGAATCGCGCTATAATTATACGGAATTATGCGATGCTACTTGAGGAATTACTTGAGGGAGGATGTTATGTGGGCATCGCTACACATTGCGAGGAGACCGTCTGGCATGCCTTGCGGATTATAAGGAAGTTGGAA comes from Calditrichota bacterium and encodes:
- a CDS encoding proline dehydrogenase — protein: MGWLDRLIISGMPVVPKRLVGRVASRYIAGSQLEDALAVVISLNANGAMATIDLLGEETTEARHAEDAAQIYHRILDAAKAAGLDANISLKPTHMGLRIDSGLCYSLVEGILAHASSTGSFLRIDMEDRTCTDATFDLYYHLRKRYDNVGVVIQACLRRTERDVRQLIEHKANLRLCKGIYNEPRETAYKNRAIIIRNYAMLLEELLEGGCYVGIATHCEETVWHALRIIRKLELRPDRYEFQMLLGVEPELRKILIDAGHRMRVYVPFGEEWYAYSTRRLKENPNIARYVMRDFLGLPGQK